One genomic segment of Bradyrhizobium diazoefficiens includes these proteins:
- a CDS encoding extracellular solute-binding protein, translated as MSMFQCLLEGLAVRLCSLAFALIISLAGSARAEEAHAIAMHGKPAMPADFTHMPYVNPDAPKGGRLVWGILGTFDSLNPFIVKGLAVQPIRSYVVESLLARGQDEPFTLYGLLAKTVETDDERSYVTFHLDPRARFSDGRPVTAEDVLFSWQLLRDHGRPNLRQYYAKVAKAWAPDPLTIRFDLTGANDRELPLILGLMPILPKHAVDVASFEETTLTGPIGSGPYRVTAVKPGASVTLTRNPDYWGRDLPINRGLYNFDEIRLDYYREANGQFEAFKRGLYDFRVEPEPLRWHDGYDFPAARSGEVIRDTIKPGVPQPSEFLVFNTRRPIFADIRVRQALTLLFDFELVNRNYFFNLYSRVAGYFAGSDLSAYGRAADARERELLKPFAAQIPPDIMDGSYRLPVTDGSGRDRTTLRAALKLLSEAGWDLDGTVLRNRKTKAPFTFEMLVTTRDQERIALAFQRDLKRAGIEARVRTVDPVQFDQRRLAYEFDMIQNRWDQSLSPGNEQYFYWGSAGADHPGTRNYMGAKDPAIEAMIAALLEARDHTEFVSAVRALDRALIAGFYTIPLFNVSEQWIARWNRIERPEATALSGYLPETWWSKGPP; from the coding sequence ATGTCCATGTTCCAGTGCCTGCTCGAGGGCCTTGCTGTCCGCCTTTGCAGTCTCGCCTTCGCGCTCATCATCAGCCTGGCAGGCAGCGCGCGGGCTGAGGAAGCCCATGCCATCGCCATGCATGGCAAGCCGGCGATGCCGGCCGATTTCACCCACATGCCCTACGTCAACCCGGATGCCCCCAAGGGCGGCCGGCTGGTCTGGGGCATTCTCGGCACCTTCGACAGCCTCAATCCGTTCATCGTCAAGGGATTGGCCGTGCAGCCAATCCGCAGCTACGTCGTGGAGAGCCTGCTGGCGCGCGGCCAGGACGAGCCGTTCACGCTCTACGGCCTGCTCGCAAAGACTGTCGAGACCGACGACGAGCGGAGCTATGTCACGTTCCACCTCGATCCCCGCGCCCGCTTCTCCGACGGCCGGCCGGTAACGGCCGAAGACGTGCTGTTCTCCTGGCAGCTGCTGCGCGACCATGGGCGTCCGAACCTGCGGCAGTACTATGCCAAGGTCGCCAAGGCCTGGGCGCCCGATCCCCTCACCATCCGCTTCGATCTTACTGGCGCCAACGACCGCGAGCTGCCGCTGATCCTTGGCCTGATGCCCATCCTGCCGAAGCATGCGGTCGACGTCGCGAGCTTCGAGGAGACGACGCTGACCGGCCCCATCGGCTCGGGCCCCTACCGCGTCACGGCCGTGAAGCCCGGCGCCAGCGTCACCCTGACGCGCAACCCCGACTATTGGGGCCGCGACCTCCCCATCAATCGCGGGCTCTACAATTTCGATGAGATCAGGCTCGACTATTACCGCGAGGCCAACGGCCAGTTCGAGGCCTTCAAGCGCGGCCTCTATGATTTCCGTGTCGAGCCCGAGCCGCTGCGCTGGCACGACGGCTACGATTTTCCCGCAGCCAGAAGCGGCGAGGTGATCCGCGACACCATCAAGCCGGGCGTGCCGCAGCCTTCGGAATTCCTGGTGTTCAACACGAGGCGGCCGATCTTCGCCGACATCCGGGTGCGCCAGGCGCTGACGCTGCTGTTCGACTTCGAGCTGGTCAACCGCAACTACTTCTTCAATCTCTATTCGCGCGTCGCCGGCTATTTCGCAGGTTCCGATCTCTCCGCCTACGGCCGGGCTGCGGATGCGCGCGAGCGCGAATTGCTGAAACCCTTCGCCGCACAAATCCCGCCCGACATCATGGACGGCAGCTACCGCCTGCCCGTCACCGACGGCTCGGGGCGCGACCGCACCACTCTGCGCGCCGCGTTGAAACTCCTGTCGGAGGCCGGCTGGGATCTCGACGGAACCGTGCTGCGCAACCGCAAGACAAAAGCGCCTTTCACTTTCGAGATGCTGGTGACGACCCGCGACCAGGAGCGCATCGCGCTCGCGTTCCAGCGCGACCTCAAGCGCGCCGGCATCGAGGCCAGAGTCCGCACGGTCGATCCCGTGCAGTTCGACCAGCGCCGGCTCGCTTACGAATTCGACATGATCCAGAATCGCTGGGATCAGTCGCTCTCGCCAGGCAACGAGCAGTATTTCTATTGGGGCAGCGCCGGAGCCGACCATCCGGGGACCCGCAACTACATGGGCGCCAAGGACCCCGCGATCGAAGCCATGATCGCCGCGCTGCTGGAGGCCCGTGATCATACGGAATTCGTCTCGGCGGTGCGGGCGCTCGACCGCGCCCTGATCGCGGGCTTCTACACAATCCCCCTGTTTAACGTATCCGAGCAATGGATCGCGCGCTGGAATCGGATAGAACGGCCCGAGGCCACCGCGCTGTCCGGCTATCTGCCGGAGACCTGGTGGTCGAAGGGGCCGCCCTAG
- a CDS encoding class I adenylate-forming enzyme family protein yields the protein MNQPAISPTLDTLFQRTLLRQPHALALLDPLNKARVTGHQPRRLTYAEADTAIEALSAHFVESGLPANSVIAIQLPATVEFVLTVLAAHRAGLVVAVLPLLWRHAELTAALNRTAARAIVTMSKIDGVSYADLAMHAAAEAFSIRHVCGFGTDLPEGMASLDDVLARPPGTTRAVIQDGRKAAMISFDVTAEGFRPVPRPHFSLIAGGLAMSLEADIRQGATVMAAFTPMSFAGLASSLAVWLLSGGTLALHHPFENDVLEQQINAHECAVLVAPAQLALRLADSDLAARLPTLRNVIGLWRAPEQVAASDAWIAPHAPLTDVYLFGEAGLFGARRGEDGMPVAVMPGPHGAPREQSGSSIAGEILLTPKGTLGLRGPMVPIAAYAPPQPVGETLTAQPPRDYVDTGYAARIDRQSGAICITAPPSGLMAVGGYRFLSNDLQEWARRLGQGALLTALPDRLSGHRLAGRAQDNARAREALSQLGLNPLMVEAFRDRSGPV from the coding sequence GTGAACCAGCCAGCAATATCCCCGACGCTCGACACGCTGTTTCAGCGCACGCTGCTGCGGCAGCCGCACGCGCTCGCTTTGCTCGATCCGCTCAACAAGGCCCGCGTGACCGGTCACCAGCCGCGGCGGCTGACTTATGCCGAGGCCGATACCGCCATCGAGGCGCTGTCGGCGCATTTCGTCGAATCGGGCCTGCCGGCCAATTCCGTCATCGCGATCCAGCTGCCTGCTACGGTCGAGTTCGTGCTGACCGTGCTCGCGGCCCATCGCGCCGGGCTCGTCGTCGCCGTGCTGCCGCTGCTGTGGCGCCATGCGGAGCTGACGGCCGCGCTGAATCGCACCGCGGCGCGCGCCATCGTCACCATGAGCAAGATCGACGGCGTCAGCTATGCCGACCTCGCGATGCATGCCGCCGCCGAGGCGTTCTCGATCCGCCATGTCTGCGGCTTCGGTACCGATTTGCCCGAAGGCATGGCCTCGCTCGATGACGTGCTGGCCCGCCCGCCCGGCACCACGCGCGCCGTGATCCAGGACGGCCGCAAGGCGGCGATGATCTCCTTCGACGTCACCGCGGAAGGTTTCCGCCCGGTGCCGCGGCCGCACTTCAGCCTGATCGCCGGCGGCCTTGCGATGTCGCTGGAGGCCGACATCAGGCAGGGCGCGACGGTGATGGCGGCGTTCACGCCGATGTCGTTTGCGGGCCTCGCCTCCTCGCTCGCGGTGTGGCTGCTCTCGGGCGGCACGCTGGCGCTGCATCATCCGTTCGAGAACGACGTGCTGGAGCAGCAGATCAACGCGCATGAATGCGCGGTGCTGGTCGCGCCGGCACAACTCGCGCTGCGGCTCGCCGATTCCGACCTCGCGGCACGACTGCCGACCTTACGCAACGTCATCGGCCTGTGGCGGGCACCCGAGCAAGTGGCGGCGAGCGATGCCTGGATCGCCCCGCATGCGCCGCTGACCGATGTCTACCTGTTCGGCGAGGCGGGACTGTTCGGCGCCCGCCGCGGCGAGGACGGCATGCCCGTTGCAGTGATGCCGGGGCCGCACGGCGCCCCGCGCGAGCAGTCCGGGTCCTCCATCGCCGGCGAGATCCTGCTGACGCCGAAGGGCACGCTCGGCCTGCGCGGACCGATGGTGCCGATCGCAGCCTATGCCCCGCCGCAGCCGGTCGGCGAGACGCTGACGGCGCAGCCGCCGCGCGACTATGTCGACACCGGCTACGCGGCGCGGATCGACCGCCAGAGCGGCGCGATCTGCATTACCGCCCCGCCATCCGGTCTCATGGCCGTCGGCGGCTACCGTTTCCTCTCCAACGACCTCCAGGAATGGGCGCGCCGGCTCGGCCAGGGCGCCCTGCTCACCGCGCTGCCCGACCGGCTTTCCGGCCACCGGCTCGCAGGACGAGCCCAGGACAATGCGAGGGCCCGCGAGGCGCTCAGCCAACTCGGGCTTAACCCCCTGATGGTCGAGGCTTTTCGCGACCGCTCCGGTCCGGTCTAG
- the pcsA gene encoding phosphatidylcholine synthase yields the protein MAYVQTGPILIAKAMDTQEDSLKPRPAVRAAAFSVHIFTAFGAAIALLAMLEAVREHWAAMFQWLGVALIIDAIDGPIARRLDVKTVQPNWSGDVLDLVVDFVTYVFVPAYAIVASGLLLPVAAPLLGVAIIVTSALYFADLRMKAEDNHFRGFPALWNAAAFYLFLLHWPPLWSTLLVAALVVLTFVPFHVLHPVRVVRLRWLTMSLIAIWAVLGLYVLEMDFRVGVGVTVVMCAIALWISFSDAVIRLARSFA from the coding sequence ATGGCTTATGTGCAAACCGGCCCCATTCTGATAGCAAAAGCCATGGATACCCAAGAGGATTCCCTGAAGCCGAGACCGGCGGTCCGCGCCGCGGCCTTCTCGGTGCACATCTTCACGGCCTTCGGCGCGGCGATCGCGCTGCTGGCGATGCTCGAGGCCGTGCGCGAGCACTGGGCGGCGATGTTTCAGTGGCTGGGCGTTGCCCTCATCATCGACGCGATCGACGGTCCGATCGCGCGCCGGCTCGACGTCAAGACGGTGCAGCCGAACTGGTCCGGCGATGTGCTCGACCTCGTGGTCGATTTCGTCACCTATGTCTTCGTGCCGGCCTATGCGATCGTGGCCAGCGGTCTGCTGCTGCCGGTCGCAGCGCCCTTGCTCGGCGTCGCCATCATCGTCACCAGCGCACTCTATTTCGCCGATCTGCGCATGAAGGCGGAGGACAATCATTTCCGCGGCTTTCCGGCACTGTGGAATGCGGCAGCGTTCTACCTGTTCCTGCTGCACTGGCCGCCGCTGTGGTCGACGCTGCTGGTCGCGGCACTCGTGGTGCTGACCTTCGTGCCATTCCACGTGCTGCATCCGGTCCGCGTCGTGCGGCTGCGCTGGCTGACGATGTCGCTGATCGCGATCTGGGCCGTGCTCGGCCTCTATGTGCTGGAGATGGACTTTCGCGTCGGCGTCGGCGTGACGGTCGTGATGTGCGCCATCGCGCTCTGGATCAGCTTCAGCGACGCCGTGATCCGCCTGGCAAGATCTTTCGCATGA
- a CDS encoding invasion associated locus B family protein has protein sequence MNFHDLAASIRPRGRLLALLTATALVVPFAAEAQAPAPGAPAPKATPKAAPKAAPKAPAPAAQAPAQPAPAQQGAPAQQGAAQPADQQIQLIYAPWTKFCLKGQDANAKQVCFTGKDGRIESGQPVIAAVIIEPEGEPKKILRVTLPLGMQLVHGTRIIVDGNAPLQQPYVICFQNGCMSDYEATPELINSMKKGQNLVVQAINANGAPLTLPLPLAGEFQKAYDGPPTDPKVFEENQKKLQEELQKKADEQRKKLEQQGAAPGAAAAGQK, from the coding sequence ATGAATTTCCATGACTTGGCCGCGTCCATCCGGCCGCGCGGGCGGCTTCTCGCCCTGTTGACGGCGACGGCGTTGGTCGTTCCGTTTGCCGCCGAGGCCCAGGCTCCTGCTCCGGGTGCGCCCGCGCCCAAGGCGACGCCGAAAGCCGCTCCGAAGGCTGCCCCCAAGGCTCCGGCGCCGGCCGCCCAGGCGCCCGCGCAGCCGGCCCCCGCCCAGCAGGGTGCTCCGGCGCAGCAGGGCGCCGCCCAGCCGGCAGACCAGCAGATCCAGCTGATCTACGCCCCCTGGACCAAGTTCTGCCTCAAGGGCCAGGACGCCAATGCCAAGCAGGTCTGCTTCACCGGCAAGGACGGCCGCATCGAGTCGGGCCAGCCGGTGATCGCCGCCGTCATCATCGAGCCGGAAGGCGAGCCCAAGAAGATCCTGCGCGTGACGCTGCCGCTCGGCATGCAGCTCGTGCACGGCACCCGCATCATCGTCGATGGCAACGCGCCGCTGCAGCAGCCTTATGTGATCTGCTTCCAGAACGGCTGCATGTCCGACTACGAGGCCACGCCCGAGCTCATCAACAGCATGAAGAAGGGCCAGAACCTCGTTGTCCAGGCCATCAATGCCAACGGCGCGCCGCTGACCCTGCCGCTGCCGCTCGCCGGCGAATTCCAGAAGGCCTATGACGGTCCGCCGACCGATCCGAAGGTGTTCGAAGAAAACCAGAAGAAGCTCCAGGAAGAGCTTCAGAAGAAGGCCGACGAGCAGCGCAAGAAGCTCGAGCAGCAGGGCGCGGCTCCGGGCGCAGCGGCCGCCGGTCAGAAATAA
- the hspQ gene encoding heat shock protein HspQ: MIKTRTAKFQIGQVVRHRIFSFRGVIFDIDPEFNNTEEWWLSIPEDVRPHKDQPFYHLLAENAESEYVAYVSEQNLLPDESGEPIRHSQVAEIFIKNKDGGYRPRNPSLN; encoded by the coding sequence ATGATCAAAACGCGGACCGCCAAATTCCAGATCGGACAGGTCGTGCGCCATCGGATTTTCTCGTTCCGGGGCGTGATCTTCGACATCGATCCGGAATTCAACAACACCGAGGAGTGGTGGCTGTCGATCCCCGAGGACGTGCGGCCCCACAAGGACCAGCCGTTCTACCACCTGCTCGCGGAGAATGCGGAGTCCGAGTACGTTGCCTACGTCTCCGAGCAGAACCTGCTGCCCGACGAGTCCGGCGAGCCGATCCGGCATTCCCAGGTCGCCGAGATCTTCATCAAGAACAAGGACGGCGGCTATCGCCCGCGCAACCCGTCGCTGAACTGA
- a CDS encoding TerC family protein, whose protein sequence is MMHLITSPEAWAALLTLTALEIVLGIDNVIFLSVIVSRIPEQQALRARQIGLALALVFRIILLSVLVWLIGLTAPVFSLAGYDFSWRDLILIGGGLFLIAKATHEIHAEVDADDGEGGQKSAGSAFFWVIVQIIVIDIVFSLDSIITAIGMAQDIEIMIAAVVIACLIMYVSSGPVARFVAAHPTTKMLALAFLVLIGVALVANGFQFHIPRGYIYFAIAFSAAVEFFNVLAKRNRKKAGKPSA, encoded by the coding sequence ATGATGCACCTCATCACCAGCCCCGAAGCCTGGGCCGCGCTGCTCACTTTGACTGCGCTCGAGATCGTGCTCGGCATCGACAACGTCATCTTCCTGTCGGTGATCGTCTCGCGCATCCCCGAGCAGCAGGCGCTCCGCGCCCGCCAGATCGGCCTCGCGCTGGCGCTGGTCTTCCGCATCATCCTGCTCAGCGTCCTGGTTTGGCTGATCGGCCTGACCGCGCCGGTGTTCTCGCTCGCAGGTTACGACTTCTCCTGGCGCGATCTGATCCTGATCGGCGGCGGCCTTTTCTTGATTGCGAAAGCGACGCACGAGATCCACGCCGAGGTCGACGCCGATGACGGCGAGGGCGGTCAGAAGTCCGCCGGCAGTGCCTTCTTCTGGGTGATCGTCCAGATCATCGTCATCGACATCGTGTTCTCGCTGGACTCGATCATTACCGCGATCGGCATGGCGCAGGATATCGAGATCATGATCGCGGCCGTCGTGATCGCCTGCCTGATCATGTACGTTTCGTCCGGGCCGGTGGCGCGATTCGTCGCGGCGCATCCGACCACCAAGATGCTGGCGCTGGCGTTCCTGGTGCTGATCGGCGTCGCGCTGGTCGCGAACGGATTCCAATTTCACATTCCGCGCGGCTACATCTATTTCGCAATTGCGTTCTCGGCGGCGGTGGAATTCTTCAACGTGCTGGCCAAGCGTAACCGCAAGAAGGCCGGCAAGCCCTCCGCCTAG
- a CDS encoding UbiH/UbiF family hydroxylase, which yields MTDASTLFDAAVIGGGPAGLGAAIALAQAGARTALVARRVPYADNRTTALLGASVDLLESLDVWPRCKDKAAALQVMRLVDDTGRLFRSPEVRFSCHEIGLDAFGYNIDNRSLMLALEARATELPKVVRFDDEAESVVIEADDVAIRTASAQFLSARLVVGADGRHSLCREAAGIAVTRRELNQTALTFNVGHARPHRNVSTEFHTPYGPCVFVPLPGNRSSIVWVSAPAEAERLRGLSDDELSAAVEKQSHSILGRMTVEPGRNLFALAIERPRSFGRGRVALVGEAAHVVPPIGAQGLNLGLRDAADIARLAGETIASGEDPGADEVLKRYDRARRPDILSRTFAIDIANRSLLNDFLPLQPVRAVGMHLLGAIGPLRRFAMREGLTPTWRR from the coding sequence ATGACAGACGCATCGACGCTCTTTGACGCAGCCGTGATCGGCGGCGGACCGGCCGGACTTGGCGCGGCCATTGCGCTGGCGCAGGCCGGCGCGCGGACCGCGCTGGTGGCGCGCCGCGTGCCCTATGCAGACAACCGCACCACCGCGCTGCTGGGTGCCTCCGTCGATCTGCTGGAGAGCCTCGACGTCTGGCCCCGCTGCAAGGACAAGGCAGCCGCGCTGCAGGTCATGCGGCTCGTCGACGACACCGGACGGCTGTTCCGCAGCCCCGAGGTCCGGTTCTCCTGTCACGAAATCGGGCTGGATGCTTTCGGCTACAACATCGACAACCGCTCGCTGATGCTGGCGCTGGAGGCGCGCGCGACTGAGCTGCCCAAGGTCGTCCGGTTCGACGACGAGGCCGAAAGCGTCGTGATCGAAGCCGACGACGTTGCGATCCGCACGGCGTCCGCGCAATTCCTTTCGGCCCGGCTCGTGGTCGGCGCCGACGGCCGGCATTCGCTGTGCCGCGAAGCCGCCGGCATCGCGGTGACCCGGCGCGAATTGAACCAGACTGCGCTGACCTTCAACGTCGGCCATGCCCGCCCCCACCGCAACGTCTCGACCGAGTTCCACACGCCGTACGGCCCCTGCGTGTTCGTGCCCCTGCCGGGTAATCGCTCCAGCATCGTGTGGGTCTCGGCGCCGGCGGAGGCCGAGCGGCTTCGCGGCTTGAGCGATGATGAATTGTCCGCCGCGGTCGAGAAGCAGTCGCATTCGATCTTGGGACGCATGACGGTCGAGCCCGGCCGCAACCTGTTCGCGCTGGCGATCGAACGCCCAAGATCCTTCGGCCGCGGCCGCGTCGCGCTGGTCGGCGAAGCCGCCCATGTGGTTCCGCCGATCGGCGCCCAAGGCCTCAACCTTGGCCTTCGCGATGCCGCCGACATCGCCAGGCTCGCCGGCGAGACCATCGCGTCGGGTGAGGACCCCGGCGCGGATGAGGTGCTCAAGCGCTACGATCGGGCCCGGCGGCCTGACATCTTGAGCCGGACCTTCGCGATCGACATCGCCAATCGCTCTTTGCTCAACGACTTCCTGCCGCTCCAGCCGGTCCGCGCCGTCGGCATGCACCTGTTAGGCGCCATCGGCCCGCTCCGGCGCTTTGCGATGCGCGAGGGGCTGACGCCGACCTGGCGAAGGTAG
- a CDS encoding GGDEF domain-containing protein, whose amino-acid sequence MSQAGPILFVSNAERPPFIAALDEARLFPVVETDWASAARAVEQVQPAAVLAAMHAGHEPHMAGLSRKIADQLPYVPFVAMDAAGTLPHNALPFTSRGGNSDRLIARLRAALRVRTLHATVLRRLPEAKVTLPESDPARDATVLLIGRGAAYPALSVALGERVGVVGALSIEAAAKHLNTRDLDGVVLAEGFTARVTDAFLTVLAEDTRFRSLPVIVTVHQLTQTYDLPNLELIPGEPVKVAANALPLIRQHAMEAQLSRTLRSIDAGGWLDPRSGLLTVEAFARDFAKAVEQTLARGGGLSVARFAFDPGNSRAQLDAARILSRLMRQMDFGAAQKDGSVIVVFAETDFRTAHMIARRLSAVMRHTSNGKHEMRSDPVVSVDSLSPSDTARSLLARLSADASRAAS is encoded by the coding sequence ATGTCCCAGGCGGGCCCGATCCTGTTTGTGTCCAATGCCGAACGGCCGCCCTTCATTGCGGCGCTGGACGAGGCCCGGCTGTTTCCCGTGGTCGAGACGGACTGGGCCAGCGCGGCGCGCGCGGTCGAGCAGGTGCAGCCTGCCGCGGTCCTCGCCGCGATGCATGCGGGACACGAGCCGCATATGGCTGGGCTCTCCAGAAAGATCGCCGACCAATTGCCCTACGTGCCCTTCGTGGCCATGGATGCGGCGGGCACGCTGCCGCACAACGCCCTGCCCTTCACCTCGCGCGGCGGCAATTCCGATCGCCTGATCGCGCGGCTCCGCGCCGCACTGCGCGTGCGCACCCTTCATGCCACCGTGCTGCGCCGGCTGCCGGAAGCCAAAGTCACGCTGCCGGAGAGCGATCCGGCGCGCGATGCCACCGTGCTGCTGATCGGCCGCGGCGCGGCCTACCCGGCGCTCTCCGTCGCGCTCGGCGAGCGCGTCGGCGTCGTCGGCGCGCTTTCGATCGAGGCTGCGGCAAAGCATCTCAACACCCGCGACCTCGACGGCGTCGTGCTCGCCGAGGGTTTTACGGCGCGCGTGACGGATGCCTTTCTCACGGTGCTCGCCGAGGACACCCGCTTCCGCAGCCTGCCCGTGATCGTCACCGTCCACCAGCTGACCCAGACCTACGACCTGCCCAATCTCGAGCTGATCCCGGGGGAGCCGGTAAAAGTCGCCGCCAACGCGCTGCCCCTGATCCGCCAGCACGCGATGGAAGCGCAGCTGAGCCGCACGCTGCGTTCGATCGACGCCGGCGGCTGGCTCGATCCGCGCAGCGGCCTGCTCACGGTGGAAGCCTTTGCCCGCGATTTCGCCAAGGCGGTCGAGCAGACGCTGGCGCGCGGCGGCGGCCTCTCGGTCGCGCGGTTCGCCTTCGACCCCGGCAACTCCCGTGCCCAGCTCGATGCCGCGCGCATCCTCAGCCGCCTGATGCGGCAGATGGATTTTGGCGCGGCGCAGAAGGACGGCTCGGTCATCGTCGTGTTCGCGGAGACCGATTTCCGCACCGCGCACATGATCGCGCGCCGCTTGTCGGCGGTGATGCGCCACACCTCGAACGGCAAGCACGAGATGCGCAGCGATCCCGTGGTCAGCGTGGACTCGCTATCGCCGTCGGATACGGCGAGGTCGCTGCTGGCCCGGCTGTCGGCGGATGCGTCGCGCGCGGCGTCGTAG
- a CDS encoding AEC family transporter — translation MVDILNLALPYFGLIFVGFACGKVKSLPESGLAWMNFFLLYVSLPALLFAIMSKTPFAELNNPPFLVATTLSTVAAFTLALVVGKVLGRLTLREATLAGLSGGYGNIGYMGPGLALAVLGTKAAAPTALIFCCDSIFLFTIVPLLIELSDREHPSLVHAVGVVLKQIVLNPLIMSACFGAAVAALHIELPVVLDRTITFLQNAAAPTALFVLGVTVALRPFDRVPWEVPGVIAIKLLIHPLTAFGLMLAFGPFAQPWAATAVLMASLPPALNVFVIARQNDAWIESASVAVLLGTFASVITLTSVMWAIQTGRLAFP, via the coding sequence ATGGTCGATATCCTCAATCTGGCTCTACCTTATTTCGGCCTGATCTTCGTCGGGTTCGCCTGCGGCAAGGTCAAATCGCTGCCGGAATCGGGCCTCGCCTGGATGAACTTCTTCCTGCTCTACGTGTCGCTGCCGGCGCTGCTGTTCGCGATCATGTCGAAGACGCCATTCGCGGAATTGAACAACCCGCCGTTCCTGGTGGCGACGACGCTGTCGACGGTCGCGGCCTTCACCCTGGCGCTGGTCGTCGGCAAGGTCCTGGGCCGCCTCACGCTACGCGAGGCGACGCTTGCAGGCCTGTCCGGCGGCTACGGCAACATCGGCTACATGGGTCCTGGACTGGCGCTCGCGGTGCTCGGGACCAAGGCGGCGGCGCCGACCGCGCTGATCTTCTGCTGCGACAGCATCTTCCTGTTCACGATCGTGCCGCTCTTGATCGAGCTCTCCGACCGCGAGCATCCCTCGCTGGTGCATGCCGTCGGCGTGGTGCTGAAGCAGATCGTGCTCAACCCGCTGATCATGTCGGCGTGCTTCGGCGCGGCCGTAGCCGCGCTCCATATCGAGCTGCCGGTTGTGCTCGACCGCACCATCACCTTCCTCCAGAACGCAGCCGCGCCGACCGCGCTGTTCGTGCTCGGCGTGACGGTGGCGCTGCGTCCATTCGACCGCGTGCCCTGGGAGGTGCCCGGCGTGATCGCGATAAAACTCCTGATCCATCCGCTCACGGCGTTCGGCCTGATGCTGGCGTTCGGCCCGTTCGCGCAGCCCTGGGCCGCGACCGCGGTGCTGATGGCCTCGCTGCCACCGGCGCTGAACGTGTTCGTGATCGCCCGGCAGAACGATGCCTGGATCGAATCCGCCTCCGTCGCGGTGCTGCTCGGCACCTTCGCGTCGGTGATCACGCTGACCAGCGTGATGTGGGCGATCCAGACGGGGCGGCTGGCGTTTCCTTAG